In Rhodothermales bacterium, one genomic interval encodes:
- a CDS encoding PLD nuclease N-terminal domain-containing protein has translation MPLIRRFQTAAPLAVLSLLALLLAGCAGGNLIELIGRPWAWGPCTLIIVILDIVALVGLWQSGRSTGDKVLWTLLIVFFPVGGLILYYLFA, from the coding sequence ATGCCCCTGATCCGACGCTTCCAGACGGCCGCTCCTCTCGCTGTGCTCAGCCTCCTCGCGCTCCTGCTCGCCGGCTGCGCCGGAGGCAACCTCATTGAGCTGATCGGGCGACCGTGGGCGTGGGGACCGTGTACCCTCATCATCGTCATCCTCGACATCGTCGCGCTCGTCGGGCTGTGGCAGAGCGGGCGGAGCACGGGCGACAAAGTGCTGTGGACGCTGCTGATCGTCTTCTTCCCCGTCGGCGGGCTGATCCTCTACTACCTCTTCGCCTGA
- the crcB gene encoding fluoride efflux transporter CrcB, giving the protein MDAAGAIAAKGVSIVGVGKARRTLSNPTSRANRARPSGATTFIDRVQWRSGISVRRRLCIIGAPPCARHYISVTHVTPVLSHLFLVAVGGALGATARYGVGLAAVRFWGGGLPVGTWVVNLLGSFLIGFVVPLVITRTGGMEGLRVALVIGFLGSFTTFSTFSLDTLALWESGRPGWALVNVGLSVVAGLVFAGLGLWVGRQWV; this is encoded by the coding sequence ATGGACGCGGCCGGTGCGATCGCCGCTAAGGGAGTCTCAATCGTAGGGGTAGGCAAAGCGAGACGGACGCTCAGTAATCCGACGAGCAGAGCGAATAGAGCCAGGCCGAGTGGGGCGACAACTTTCATAGATCGTGTGCAATGGAGATCGGGTATCTCGGTTCGGCGTCGGCTCTGTATAATAGGCGCGCCGCCGTGTGCGCGGCATTACATCTCTGTAACTCACGTAACCCCCGTGCTCTCTCACCTGTTTCTCGTTGCGGTAGGGGGCGCGCTCGGCGCGACAGCTCGGTATGGCGTCGGTCTTGCTGCCGTACGGTTCTGGGGGGGCGGGTTGCCCGTCGGGACGTGGGTGGTGAATCTGCTGGGGTCGTTCCTGATCGGGTTCGTCGTTCCACTCGTGATAACGAGAACGGGGGGGATGGAGGGCCTCCGGGTCGCGCTCGTCATCGGCTTCCTCGGCTCGTTCACCACGTTCTCCACGTTCAGCCTCGACACGCTCGCCCTGTGGGAGAGCGGCCGGCCGGGGTGGGCGCTCGTGAACGTGGGGCTCAGCGTCGTGGCGGGCCTCGTCTTCGCGGGGCTCGGGCTGTGGGTCGGGCGGCAGTGGGTGTGA
- a CDS encoding DUF1223 domain-containing protein produces MPTPTIETPLAAIAPAASIALPAAAPVAVVELFTSEGCSSCPPADRLLLDFAERSDDRLYPLAFHVDYWNRLGWTDPFSDEAYSQRQRAYARVIGSGRVYTPQMIVNGRTEFVGSRRAQAEQALQRALERPARTTIDLTGSLEGRTVEIAYAVKGAPEGTVLNLALVQQRAEQDVPRGENAGRTLYHANVVRAFETVSDGAGVQRLALPRGLRAEDAAVIGYAQLPATMEIVGAARVQLVGD; encoded by the coding sequence TTGCCTACCCCTACGATTGAGACTCCCTTAGCGGCGATCGCACCGGCCGCGTCCATCGCACTCCCAGCTGCCGCACCCGTCGCCGTCGTAGAGCTGTTCACCTCGGAGGGCTGTTCCTCCTGCCCGCCGGCGGACCGCCTGCTGCTCGACTTCGCCGAGCGCTCGGACGACCGCCTCTACCCGCTCGCCTTCCACGTGGACTACTGGAACCGGCTCGGGTGGACTGACCCGTTCAGCGACGAGGCGTACTCGCAACGTCAGCGGGCGTACGCTCGGGTCATCGGGTCCGGCCGTGTGTACACGCCGCAAATGATCGTCAACGGGCGCACCGAGTTCGTGGGGTCGCGCCGAGCACAGGCGGAGCAGGCGCTCCAACGCGCGCTAGAGCGCCCGGCCCGCACCACTATTGACCTGACCGGCTCACTGGAAGGCCGAACAGTCGAGATCGCCTATGCAGTCAAGGGCGCGCCGGAGGGAACGGTGCTGAACCTCGCCCTCGTGCAACAGCGGGCCGAGCAAGACGTGCCACGCGGAGAGAACGCGGGCCGCACGCTCTACCATGCGAACGTGGTCCGAGCCTTCGAAACGGTATCCGACGGAGCGGGCGTGCAGCGACTCGCACTACCGCGCGGGCTGCGGGCCGAGGACGCCGCCGTCATCGGCTACGCCCAACTCCCGGCGACGATGGAGATCGTCGGCGCCGCCCGCGTGCAGCTAGTCGGCGACTGA
- a CDS encoding extracellular solute-binding protein — MARPLVLLALLLSLAGCGDDRETLVIYSPHGKELLGAYEDAFEREHPEVDVQWLDMGSQEAYDRVRTEVTNPQASLWWGAPQTMFAKAAKQGLLEPYMPTWADAVPAEARDSQHRWYGTYRTPEVIMYNHDAVDSTDVPQRWDDLLDPRFADRVLVRSPLGSGTMRTIFGAMIQRQSSVEEGFRWLARLDENTKTYAANPTQLYLSLARGEGDITLWNLPDAYLQSHDLGYPFSWVIPAEGTPVLVDAIALVKGAPNPERAKQFYEFVTSREALVEQAEQFHRIPVRTDIAPDALPEWMRVDIRPLGVDWDLLADEGADWMQRWDENVKGRGSEYLQAHPAEASAESVAD, encoded by the coding sequence ATGGCCCGTCCGCTCGTTCTGCTCGCCCTGCTGCTCTCTCTCGCCGGCTGCGGCGACGACCGGGAGACCCTCGTCATCTATTCGCCGCACGGCAAAGAACTCCTCGGAGCGTACGAGGACGCGTTCGAGCGCGAGCATCCCGAGGTGGACGTGCAGTGGCTCGACATGGGCAGCCAGGAGGCCTACGACCGGGTGCGGACGGAGGTGACGAATCCGCAGGCTAGCCTCTGGTGGGGCGCGCCGCAGACGATGTTCGCGAAGGCAGCGAAGCAGGGCCTGCTCGAACCTTACATGCCTACGTGGGCCGACGCCGTGCCCGCCGAGGCGAGGGACTCGCAGCACCGGTGGTACGGCACGTACCGCACGCCCGAGGTGATCATGTACAACCACGACGCCGTGGACTCGACGGATGTGCCGCAGCGGTGGGACGATCTCCTCGACCCGCGATTCGCCGACCGCGTGCTCGTGCGCTCCCCGCTCGGCTCGGGGACGATGCGGACCATCTTCGGTGCGATGATCCAGCGGCAGTCGAGCGTGGAGGAGGGGTTCCGCTGGCTCGCCCGGCTCGACGAGAACACGAAGACGTACGCCGCCAACCCGACGCAGCTCTACCTCTCGCTCGCGCGCGGTGAGGGCGACATCACCCTCTGGAACCTCCCCGACGCCTACCTCCAGAGCCACGACCTCGGCTATCCGTTCTCGTGGGTCATCCCCGCCGAGGGCACGCCCGTGCTCGTCGATGCGATTGCACTCGTCAAGGGAGCGCCGAATCCGGAGCGGGCGAAGCAGTTCTACGAGTTCGTCACCTCGCGCGAGGCGCTCGTCGAGCAGGCCGAGCAGTTCCACCGGATCCCCGTCCGCACGGACATCGCCCCGGACGCGCTGCCCGAGTGGATGCGTGTCGACATCCGCCCGCTCGGGGTAGACTGGGACCTCCTCGCCGATGAGGGCGCGGACTGGATGCAACGGTGGGACGAGAACGTAAAAGGCCGGGGGAGCGAGTACCTCCAGGCGCACCCCGCCGAAGCCTCCGCAGAATCAGTCGCCGACTAG
- a CDS encoding SDR family oxidoreductase, translating to MSQRILLTGATGYLGGRLAPRLLDRGYRVRCLVRDPDRLHGYDWEDRVDIVQGNVLQPDTLPPAMEGVDTAYYLIHSMAAGPGFAERDRRAAANFGRAAREAGVRRVIYLGGIDPGVDETSDHLQSRIETGEILRETGPPLTEFRAAVIVGSGSASFELIRHLTERLPVMITPKWVRTRSQPIAIRDVLCYLMDGLKIPETEGRVIEIGGPEILTYEDMFRTYADVRGLKRWVVDVPFLTPNLSSLWAGLVTPISPSLARPLIKGLGSEVLVTDPSGMALFDVDPITYEAAVRLALERFRRDEVETSWSSALSSSQGDKVASEMTSEEGMISDRRRLVVDASPESVFSVIKAIGGASGWLYANPLWHIRGVLDQFVGGPGLRRGRRNQSTVRVGEAIDFWRVEELEENRLLRLRAEMKVPGRAWLQFEVEPEEGSAAPRSRITQTAFYEPKGLWGVVYWYSLVPFHPSIFKGMITELGRRAEKREAETRQASLDVAAS from the coding sequence ATGTCCCAGCGCATCCTCCTCACCGGCGCCACCGGCTACCTCGGCGGCCGCCTCGCGCCTCGCCTGCTCGACCGCGGCTACCGCGTACGCTGCCTCGTCCGCGACCCCGACCGGCTCCACGGCTACGACTGGGAAGACCGCGTCGACATCGTGCAGGGCAACGTGCTGCAACCGGACACCCTCCCGCCCGCGATGGAGGGCGTCGACACGGCGTACTACCTCATCCACTCGATGGCGGCGGGGCCGGGCTTCGCCGAGCGCGACCGCCGAGCGGCGGCGAACTTCGGGCGCGCTGCGCGCGAGGCCGGCGTCCGCCGCGTGATCTACCTCGGCGGCATCGACCCCGGCGTCGATGAGACGTCCGACCACCTCCAGAGCCGGATCGAGACGGGCGAGATCCTGCGCGAGACCGGGCCTCCGCTGACGGAGTTCCGCGCGGCCGTGATCGTCGGCTCGGGCAGCGCGTCGTTCGAACTGATCCGCCACCTCACCGAGCGGCTGCCGGTGATGATCACGCCGAAGTGGGTCCGCACGCGCTCGCAGCCCATCGCCATCCGCGACGTGCTCTGCTACCTCATGGACGGCCTCAAAATTCCCGAGACCGAGGGCCGCGTCATCGAGATCGGCGGGCCCGAAATCCTGACCTACGAAGACATGTTTCGGACCTACGCCGACGTGCGCGGGCTGAAGCGCTGGGTCGTCGACGTGCCCTTCCTGACGCCGAACCTGTCCTCGCTGTGGGCCGGCCTCGTCACACCGATCTCGCCGTCGCTCGCGCGCCCGCTCATCAAAGGCCTCGGGAGCGAAGTCCTCGTGACCGACCCCAGCGGGATGGCCCTCTTCGACGTCGATCCGATCACGTACGAAGCCGCCGTCCGCCTCGCCCTCGAACGGTTCCGCCGGGACGAGGTCGAGACGTCGTGGTCGAGCGCGCTCTCGTCGAGCCAGGGCGACAAGGTGGCGTCGGAGATGACGAGCGAGGAGGGGATGATCTCCGACCGCCGCCGCCTCGTCGTCGACGCCTCGCCCGAGTCGGTGTTCTCCGTCATCAAAGCGATCGGCGGGGCGAGCGGCTGGCTCTACGCGAATCCGCTCTGGCACATCCGCGGCGTGCTCGATCAGTTCGTCGGGGGCCCCGGCCTCCGGCGCGGGCGGCGGAACCAGTCTACGGTCCGCGTCGGCGAGGCGATCGACTTCTGGCGCGTGGAGGAACTGGAGGAGAACCGGCTGCTCCGGCTGAGGGCCGAGATGAAGGTGCCGGGCCGGGCGTGGCTCCAGTTCGAAGTCGAGCCCGAGGAGGGGAGCGCCGCCCCGCGCTCACGCATCACGCAGACGGCGTTCTACGAGCCGAAGGGGCTGTGGGGCGTTGTGTATTGGTACTCCCTCGTCCCCTTCCACCCCTCCATCTTCAAGGGGATGATCACGGAATTGGGCCGCCGCGCGGAAAAGCGCGAGGCCGAAACCCGGCAGGCCTCGCTCGACGTGGCTGCCTCGTAG
- the moeB gene encoding molybdopterin-synthase adenylyltransferase MoeB, whose protein sequence is MSQLSTVPSIAGGTDGAVAEAPLPDLSAAERGRYARHLILPEVGPEGQRKLKAASVLLVGAGGLGSPLALYLAAAGVGRIGLVDFDVVDASNLQRQVLHGTKDIGRPKLESARDRIHDVNPHVQVDLHPVRLTSENALGVVEQYDVVADGTDNFPTRYLVNDACILTGTPNVYGSIFRFEGQVSVFCTDAGPSYRCLYEEPPPPGLVPSCAEGGVLGVLPGLVGTIQATETIKLLLGIGEPLIGRLLLIDTLAMDFRTLRVRRNPDWPVGAPHPTVTELVDYEAFCGLPSLTSNGSASANPPAVPEITVRELKAQLDRGERPFLLDVRKPNEYEIANLGGTLIPVDELEDRIGELEAHRDEDFVVHCRSGARSAKAVLILRAHGFTGPVNLKGGVLAWSDEIDPSMPKY, encoded by the coding sequence ATGTCGCAACTCTCTACCGTCCCTTCGATCGCCGGCGGGACCGACGGGGCCGTGGCGGAGGCCCCGCTGCCGGACCTCTCGGCGGCGGAGCGGGGCCGGTACGCGCGCCACCTCATCCTGCCGGAAGTGGGACCGGAGGGGCAGCGCAAGCTGAAAGCCGCGTCCGTGCTCCTCGTCGGAGCCGGCGGGCTCGGGTCGCCGCTCGCTCTCTACCTTGCCGCCGCCGGCGTCGGCCGCATCGGGCTCGTCGACTTCGACGTGGTCGACGCGTCGAACCTCCAGCGGCAAGTCCTCCACGGGACGAAGGACATCGGGCGGCCCAAGCTGGAGTCCGCGCGCGACCGCATCCACGACGTGAACCCCCACGTCCAGGTCGACCTCCACCCCGTCCGGCTCACGAGCGAGAACGCCCTCGGCGTCGTCGAGCAATACGACGTCGTCGCCGACGGGACCGACAACTTCCCGACGCGCTACCTCGTCAACGACGCCTGCATCCTCACGGGCACGCCGAACGTGTACGGCTCGATCTTCCGGTTCGAGGGGCAGGTCTCCGTGTTCTGCACCGACGCGGGGCCGAGCTACCGCTGCCTCTACGAGGAGCCGCCGCCGCCGGGCCTCGTGCCGTCGTGCGCCGAGGGCGGCGTGCTCGGCGTGCTCCCCGGCCTCGTCGGGACGATCCAGGCGACGGAGACGATCAAGCTCCTCCTCGGCATCGGCGAGCCGCTCATCGGACGGCTCCTCCTCATCGACACGCTCGCGATGGACTTCCGCACGCTCCGCGTCCGCCGCAACCCGGACTGGCCCGTCGGTGCCCCGCACCCGACCGTCACGGAGCTGGTGGACTACGAGGCCTTCTGCGGCCTCCCCTCCCTCACCTCCAACGGCAGCGCCTCTGCGAACCCGCCCGCCGTCCCCGAGATCACCGTCAGAGAACTCAAAGCGCAGCTCGACCGCGGCGAGCGCCCCTTCCTCCTCGACGTCCGCAAGCCGAACGAGTACGAGATCGCGAACCTCGGAGGCACGCTCATCCCCGTCGACGAGTTGGAGGACCGGATCGGCGAACTCGAAGCGCACCGCGATGAGGACTTCGTCGTCCACTGCCGCTCGGGCGCGCGCTCGGCGAAGGCGGTGCTGATCCTCCGAGCGCACGGGTTCACCGGCCCCGTCAACCTCAAAGGCGGCGTCCTCGCCTGGAGCGACGAGATCGATCCTTCGATGCCGAAGTACTAG
- a CDS encoding UvrD-helicase domain-containing protein — translation MRTYKLFDAPPDATATPPSPETDAAAILDGLNPVQREAASTTEGPVMIVAGPGSGKTRTLTHRIAYLLAAKRAWPSQILALTFTNKAAREMRDRVLRLVGEEGAKGIWMGTFHSVFARILRREADKLGYTRDFSIYDPTDSENIIKAQMLRYGIDAKRYTPRSVRHRISGAKNQLVSPEEYQRLAADPFEEAAAKVYGPYNDALRRANALDFDDLLIKPIELFQRHPDVLAEYQKRWKYLHIDEYQDTNHAQYSLAKMLAAAHKNLCVVGDDAQSIYAFRGADIQNILSFQKDYPGATTIRLEQNYRSTAKILRLADSIIKRNADQLDKNLWTENAEGEHVVLMEALSEKDEAQKVERRIRDLHVRHGVPYRQVAILYRTNAQSRSIEDSLRRGGIPYRIVGGLSFYARKEIKDAIAYLRLVVNPNDQASVRRVINYPTRGIGAKTMERVEEFAREEGLTLWQALERAEDAGVGGRAANAIQGFTFLVGRYAAKANTGAADEIARELLAESGLLANLREENTIEALARWENVQELISAVAEFTGAHGSAEHTPTLSEFLQQVSLVTDADADEGDPNRVTLMTLHGSKGLEFKVVFVTGMEEGLFPLAVAAQDPKELEEERRLFYVGVTRAEELLFLSHARSRYRFGEQQSNIRSRFLDEVDAEDVIRTETGRAFTGKKDRFSVGRGGTGSFEDMDPHYYRQNLRDAPQKQRPRPAPEPTEGRRIVYDEGEAEIVPGVRVFHQTFGEGKVLAVEGRGDRAAATVFFKAVGQKKLKLKFARLQVVG, via the coding sequence ATGCGCACCTACAAGCTCTTCGACGCCCCGCCCGACGCCACTGCTACGCCGCCGTCGCCCGAGACGGACGCCGCCGCGATCCTCGACGGGCTGAACCCGGTCCAGCGCGAGGCCGCCTCCACGACCGAGGGGCCAGTGATGATCGTCGCCGGGCCGGGCTCGGGCAAGACGCGGACGCTGACGCACCGGATCGCGTACCTCCTCGCGGCGAAGCGGGCGTGGCCGAGCCAGATCCTCGCGCTCACGTTCACCAACAAGGCCGCGCGCGAGATGCGCGACCGCGTGCTCCGGCTCGTCGGGGAGGAGGGGGCGAAGGGGATCTGGATGGGGACGTTCCACTCCGTCTTCGCCCGCATCCTCCGCCGCGAGGCCGACAAGCTCGGCTACACGCGCGACTTCTCGATCTACGACCCGACGGACTCCGAGAACATCATCAAGGCCCAGATGCTCCGTTACGGCATCGACGCGAAGCGCTACACGCCGCGCTCCGTCCGCCACCGAATCAGCGGGGCGAAGAACCAGCTCGTCAGCCCCGAGGAGTACCAGCGCCTCGCCGCCGACCCGTTCGAGGAGGCCGCCGCGAAGGTCTACGGCCCGTACAACGACGCCCTCCGCCGCGCGAACGCGCTCGACTTCGACGACCTCCTCATCAAGCCCATTGAGCTGTTCCAGCGCCACCCCGACGTGCTCGCCGAGTACCAGAAGCGCTGGAAGTACCTCCACATCGACGAGTACCAGGACACGAACCACGCGCAGTACAGCCTCGCGAAGATGCTCGCCGCGGCGCACAAAAACCTCTGCGTCGTCGGCGACGATGCGCAGAGCATCTACGCCTTCCGCGGGGCCGACATCCAGAACATCCTCTCGTTCCAGAAGGACTACCCCGGCGCGACGACGATCCGGCTGGAGCAGAACTACCGCTCCACCGCGAAAATCCTGCGCCTCGCCGACTCCATCATCAAGCGGAACGCGGACCAGCTCGACAAGAACCTGTGGACCGAGAACGCCGAGGGCGAGCACGTCGTCTTGATGGAGGCGCTCTCGGAGAAGGATGAAGCGCAGAAGGTCGAGCGCCGCATCCGCGACCTCCACGTCCGCCACGGCGTACCGTACCGGCAGGTGGCGATCCTCTACCGGACGAACGCGCAGAGCCGCTCGATCGAGGACTCGCTGCGGCGCGGTGGGATTCCGTACCGCATCGTCGGTGGGCTCTCGTTCTACGCCCGGAAGGAGATCAAAGACGCGATTGCGTACCTCCGCCTCGTCGTCAACCCGAACGATCAGGCGTCGGTCCGCCGCGTCATCAACTACCCGACGCGCGGGATCGGCGCGAAGACGATGGAGCGCGTCGAGGAATTCGCCCGCGAGGAAGGGCTCACACTCTGGCAGGCGCTCGAGCGGGCCGAGGACGCGGGCGTCGGCGGCCGGGCGGCGAACGCGATCCAGGGCTTCACCTTCCTCGTCGGTCGCTACGCCGCGAAGGCGAACACGGGTGCCGCCGACGAGATCGCGCGCGAGTTGCTGGCCGAGAGCGGCCTCCTCGCGAACCTCCGCGAGGAGAACACGATCGAGGCGCTCGCGCGGTGGGAGAACGTGCAGGAGCTGATCTCCGCCGTCGCCGAGTTCACCGGCGCCCACGGCAGCGCCGAGCACACGCCGACGCTCTCCGAGTTCCTCCAGCAAGTCTCGCTCGTCACCGACGCCGACGCCGACGAGGGGGACCCCAACCGCGTGACGCTGATGACGCTCCACGGCTCGAAGGGGCTGGAGTTCAAGGTCGTCTTCGTGACGGGGATGGAGGAGGGGCTCTTCCCGCTCGCCGTCGCGGCGCAGGACCCGAAGGAACTGGAGGAGGAGCGGCGGTTGTTCTACGTCGGCGTCACGCGGGCCGAGGAGTTGCTCTTCCTCTCGCACGCGCGCAGCCGCTACCGCTTCGGCGAGCAGCAGTCGAACATCCGCAGCCGCTTCCTCGACGAGGTCGATGCCGAGGATGTCATTCGCACCGAGACGGGCCGGGCGTTCACAGGCAAAAAGGACCGGTTCTCCGTCGGGCGCGGCGGCACGGGCTCGTTCGAGGACATGGACCCGCACTACTACCGGCAGAACCTCCGCGACGCCCCTCAGAAGCAGCGCCCGCGCCCCGCGCCGGAGCCCACCGAGGGCCGGCGGATCGTCTACGACGAGGGCGAGGCCGAAATCGTCCCCGGCGTCCGCGTCTTCCACCAGACCTTCGGCGAGGGCAAAGTGCTCGCCGTCGAAGGCCGCGGCGACCGCGCGGCGGCGACGGTGTTTTTCAAAGCCGTCGGGCAGAAAAAACTCAAGCTGAAGTTCGCTCGGCTGCAGGTCGTGGGGTGA
- a CDS encoding CBS domain-containing protein, whose product MSALVSSILTRKGDWVITTDPKVTVFDTITRMVEHNVGAICVTQGGELLGIFTERDYLRRIVLQGRTSKTTRVEEVMTADVVCAMPDHTVDECMAMMSEKKCRHLPVLRDGQLAGLISMGDCVKVMLETTEDHVRDLESFITGGYPG is encoded by the coding sequence ATGTCTGCCCTTGTCTCCAGCATCCTCACCCGAAAAGGCGACTGGGTCATCACGACCGACCCCAAAGTCACCGTCTTCGATACCATCACACGGATGGTCGAGCACAACGTCGGCGCGATCTGCGTGACGCAGGGCGGCGAGCTGCTCGGCATCTTCACCGAGCGCGACTACCTCCGCCGGATCGTCCTCCAGGGCCGGACCTCGAAGACGACGCGTGTCGAGGAGGTGATGACGGCCGACGTCGTCTGCGCCATGCCGGACCACACCGTGGACGAGTGCATGGCGATGATGAGCGAGAAGAAGTGCCGCCACCTCCCCGTCCTCCGAGACGGCCAGCTCGCCGGGCTCATCTCGATGGGCGACTGCGTGAAGGTGATGCTGGAGACGACGGAGGACCACGTCCGCGACCTCGAGAGCTTCATCACCGGCGGCTACCCCGGCTGA